A section of the Oryzias latipes chromosome 10, ASM223467v1 genome encodes:
- the LOC101163339 gene encoding uncharacterized protein LOC101163339, whose translation MAERRSMHVSGGILGIFGGCLLLLVNNYASDPRRDFIPLTALGILLLIIAALIAYAGVLHSLTHAQLFSTLCLTVSALWCGSGLVYILVGQNVLRPEDLRSSLVPGLAAFTFALFIISGVALFVKKTVLFLIGTGISLACAHQIAGLTAANFGHSATAACHLLVCLVCAYYGLGHVLSRLTQGKVEAPKADLKQTAGLKTEQPQGCTVALSVGLVMNLLSAAVLVCPLLGVVPSLYVGHVPWLWTAGVFQFGMCILFYRAMDTLAATFYGFTALLKFAEGYSALLSSIQPFSPVPFPVVFSVLFFILALFSCQKNIVEGLYQLFFVAYCISIAAQPQGFFHGGLQGVQGAIFVVSACMLLITTFNMVSSSTIPTGQNVFKAIVNRIQSLTLRAQDKELHTPHLGYSKYADAEVLGHACSVLAAFAMTATIGNRDPLSVLILPWVVMAGGALQLLCGSVAFARGKTFESTVFILYGMMWTVWGLTRYGGLYGETRGFHVAVGIISFMLFNGLVTVAALFLNVTWFLYALSFELILISFLLDAVNALPYGYDIGVTIIFGLVSFYCFLAHIFNSTFQSPQIPLGRALVKLGGVGGGADVCPHLPARKATSVHQIAEIMKNGGICGMPTDTVYVLVAACNRPDAVVKAYQVKKQAEDRPMSMWISSIKQLEPARHVLSPLLLDFMEAAWPSSISMVIPRGPWLGILGLEDAAKHIGTPQSIAIRNPDCSVATHLINLVGPIAVTSANPTGEADTTHHNQVYAKLGDKVDGVLCDGPSPENIASTVVDCTKIETGHIGFFRVGLIPKSKVLQIFEEVQNRHRQGQANPAFEYDTVTPGTETVPSQEEEVTTESGRGTGSSTPSTISSLESSVNTNEPL comes from the exons ATGGCAGAGCGCAGGTCCATGCACGTGTCCGGCGGGATCCTGGGTATTTTTGGCG GCTGTCTATTGCTTTTGGTGAACAACTATGCCAGTGATCCTAGAAGGGACTTCATTCCCCTCACAGCTTTGGGGATCTTGCTTCTCATCATTGCAGCTCTTATAGCGTATGCAG GTGTCCTGCACAGTCTGACTCACGCCCAGCTGTTTTCCACTCTGTGCCTGACTGTCTCCGCCCTGTGGTGTGGCTCAGGTCTGGTGTACATCCTGGTCGGGCAGAATGTGCTGAGACCAGAAGACCTCAGATCCTCTTTAGTCCCTGGCCTGGCTGCATTTACATTCGCACTTTTCATTATTAGCGGTGTTGCTCTTTTTgtgaagaaaacagttttatttctgaTAGGGACTGGCATTTCTTTGGCATGTGCACATCAAATCGCTGGTTTGACAGCTGCAAACTTTGGTCATTCAGCCACGGCTGCCTGCCATCTCCTTGTGTGTTTAGTTTGTGCCTATTACGGTTTGGGCCATGTGCTGTCGAGGCTCACTCAAGGTAAAGTAGAAGCTCCAAAAGCAGACCTGAAGCAAACAGCTGGACTCAAAACTGAACAACCCCAGGGGTGCACAGTTGCACTCAGTGTCGGTCTTGTGATGAACTTGTTGTCCGCTGCTGTGTTAGTCTGTCCCTTGTTAGGTGTGGTTCCCTCTCTCTATGTGGGCCATGTTCCCTGGCTGTGGACAGCTGGAGTCTTCCAGTTTGGCATGTGCATCCTCTTTTACCGAGCTATGGATACACTAGCCGCCACTTTTTATGGATTTACGGCGCTCCTGAAATTTGCAGAAGGCTACAGTGCTCTCCTGTCATCTATTCAGCCTTTCTCTCCTGTTCCTTTTCCTGTTGtcttttcagttctttttttcatcCTGGCACTGTTCAGTTGTCAAAAAAACATAGTAGAAGGGCTCTACCAGTTATTTTTTGTTGCCTATTGCATTTCTATTGCAGCTCAGCCTCAAGGTTTTTTCCATGGAGGCCTTCAAGGAGTGCAGGGGGCCATATTTGTAGTTTCAGCTTGCATGCTTTTAATCACCACATTCAACATGGTCTCCAGCTCGACCATTCCCACAGGGCAAAACGTTTTCAAAGCTATAGTAAACAGGATTCAGAGCCTTACTCTCCGAGCTCAGGATAAAGAGCTGCACACACCTCATCTGGGTTACTCTAAGTATGCAGATGCAGAGGTGTTGGGTCACGCCTGCAGCGTTTTGGCTGCTTTTGCCATGACAGCCACCATTGGGAACAGAGATCCTCTGTCTGTGTTGATTCTGCCCTGGGTGGTGATGGCGGGTGGGGCTCTTCAGCTGCTGTGTGGTTCGGTAGCATTCGCTCGAGGTAAAACCTTCGAGAGCACCGTATTCATTCTCTACGGGATGATGTGGACGGTATGGGGCTTGACGCGCTATGGAGGTTTATACGGTGAAACTAGAGGCTTCCACGTGGCTGTAGGTATCATAAGCTTCATGTTGTTTAATGGCTTAGTTACGGTTGCTGCACTCTTTCTAAATGTCACCTGGTTCCTTTACGCCCTCTCCTTTGAGCTCATCCTCATCAGCTTCCTCTTGGATGCAGTCAACGCCCTACCTTACGGATACGACATTGGAGTCACAATTATCTTTGGCCTCGTCAGTTTTTACTGTTTCTTGGCGCACATTTTCAACAGTACCTTCCAGTCTCCCCAAATCCCTTTAGGCAGAGCTTTAGTCAAACTGGGTGGTGTAGGAGGAGGGGCAGATGTTTGTCCACATCTTCCAGCCAGAAAAGCCACATCTGTCCATCAGATAGCAG AAATCATGAAAAATGGCGGCATATGTGGAATGCCAACCGACACTGTCTATGTGCTGGTAGCAGCCTGCAACAGGCCAGACGCTGTGGTCAAAGCATACCA GGTGAAAAAGCAGGCTGAGGACCGACCCATGTCCATGTGGATCTCTTCCATCAAGCAGCTGGAGCCTGCAAGACACGTGCTGAGCCCTCTGCTACTCGACTTCATGGAGGCTGCATGGCCATCCTCTATTAGCATGGTCATTCCCAGAG GCCCCTGGTTGGGCATACTTGGTTTGGAAGATGCTGCTAAACACATCGGAACCCCACAAAGCATCGCCATCAGAAACCCAGACTGTTCAGTGGCCACTCATCTCATAAATTTG GTGGGCCCGATAGCTGTGACCTCAGCCAACCCAACAGGCGAGGCGGACACAACTCATCATAACCAAGTTTATGCCAAACTGGGAGACAAA GTGGACGGGGTGCTGTGTGATGGACCGTCCCCTGAGAACATTGCATCTACTGTGGTTGACTGCACCAAGATTGAAACTGGACACATTGGTTTCTTTAGAGTAGGACTAATTCCCAAATCCAAG gtTCTTCAGATTTTT
- the LOC101169045 gene encoding ES1 protein homolog, mitochondrial-like: protein MAKRVAVILSGCGVYDGTEVHEASAVLVHLSRAGAKVQMFAPNADQMHVVNHCEGKPTEEKRNILQESARIARGDITDLAKLNVSEFDACIIPGGFGVAKNLSDWAVKNKDCTVLPQVEKIITAFHKAKKPLALCCISPVLAAKIIPGCELTVGQDKECEKWPYAGTAGVMKELGCKHVNKDVEEAHVDLKNKLVTTSAFMCNAPIHKVFDGIGVMVKETLKLA, encoded by the exons ATGGCAAAGCGTGTTGCTGTCATTTTGTCCGGCTGTGGAGTCTACGACGGCACAGAGGTGCACGAGGCTTCAGCTGTCCTCGTCCACCTGAGTCGTGCCGGAGCAAAA gttcAGATGTTCGCTCCAAATGCAGATCAGATGCACGTCGTGAATCACTGTGAGGGGAAGCCtacagaagagaaaagaaacatcCTGCAGGAAAGCGCCCGAATTGCCAGGGGCGACATAACCGACCTGGCCAAGTTAAATGTCTCTGAGTTTGATGCCTGCATCATCCCAG GGGGGTTTGGAGTGGCCAAGAACCTGAGTGACTGGGCAGTAAAGAATAAGGACTGCACAGTCCTGCCACAAGTAGAGAAGATCATCACAGCTTTCCATAAGGCTAAAAAACCTCTGGCACTGTGCTGCATTTCCCCCGTCCTGGCGGCAAAGATCATCCCAGGCTGTGAGCTCACTGTGGGCCAGGACAAGGAGTGTGAAAA GTGGCCGTATGCAGGGACAGCAGGTGTCATGAAGGAGCTGGGCTGCAAACATGTGAACAAAGACGTGGAAGAAGCTCACGTTGATCTCAAAAATAAGCTGGTCACCACTTCTGCCTTCATGTGCAACGCTCCCATACACAAAGTGTTTGATGGAATCGGTGTCATGGTGAAAGAAACTCTGAAGTTGGCTTAG
- the LOC101169464 gene encoding uncharacterized protein LOC101169464: MTTSAAEIKKLYEEQGYLSAIPVLSETELREARQAFSELEEKLGTEYTQYSLHNVHLQYPWVMNLTKHPQILKVVQAVLGADVILLDSRFICKYPALKAETIHEGNQSKPDGNDEGDALPYVAWHQDMRYWGIDGGPVLSVWLALDDSLKENGALQVIPGSHCAGMLQHRQAVRPGNMLSVNQEIPEELVQVEEAVFCPLKAGQMSIHDGLLVHASDSNMSQRRRCGFVIRYVPTCAYPIQDSDRPRKFHATMLACGIDEFHNFSDKRS, encoded by the exons ATGACGACATCTGCAGCTGAAATAAAGAAGCTCTATGAGGAGCAGGGCTACCTCTCTGCAATTCCTGTGCTGAGTGAGACGGAGCTCAGGGAGGCCAGACAAGCCTTTTCCGAATTGGAGGAGAAACTTG gtACCGAGTACACTCAGTACAGCCTCCACAATGTTCATCTTCAGTATCCATGGGTGATGAACTTGACCAAACACCCTCAGATTCTGAAAGTGGTCCAAGCTGTTCTGGGTGCTGACGTTATTCTGCTGGACTCCCGCTTTATCTGTAAATACCCAGCGCTAAAGGCAGAAACCATCCATGAAGGAAATCAAAGTAAACCTGATGGGAATGATGAAGGAGATGCACTTCCATATGTGGCATGGCACCAGGATATGAG GTATTGGGGGATTGATGGAGGGCCTGTTCTCTCAGTTTGGCTCGCTCTTGATGACTCTCTTAAAGAAAACGGCGCCCTTCAGGTCATTCCAG GCAGCCACTGTGCCGGTATGTTGCAGCATCGCCAAGCCGTACGCCCTGGAAATATGCTTTCCGTTAACCAGGAGATCCCTGAAGAGCTGGTGCAGGTGGAGGAAGCCGTGTTCTGCCCTCTAAAAGCAGGGCAGATGTCT ATTCACGATGGACTTCTTGTCCATGCAAGTGATTCCAACATGTCTCAGAGGAGGCGCTGTGGCTTCGTGATCCGATACGTCCCCACCTGTGCATACCCCATACAG GATTCAGATCGCCCACGGAAATTTCACGCAACCATGCTGGCTTGTGGGATTGACGAGTTTCATAATTTCTCTGACAAAAGATCTTAG
- the LOC105354919 gene encoding TNFAIP3-interacting protein 1: MPAVEGDLLSLSTFSSLPSSSAATGTLTDSSPKSESSLPQSQQEHESTPELWRGEGLNPTGDRLLSTEEQVTLITESITVTSTDQEKLLLLNKNTELRRVNKELMKLNEDWDQVYRSATLGLQHRLEALELESNAIKQLNSRLLLKVEHQQSAKEYYEHALMTELKKNQELQEYIRLLESKMHPERNFTPLKQANVTGMQNGSCPSSSPPRGSKIPCAHVSRCNPSSSFLHASSSPDAEWQERNQVGVPLEDLGNSQQEVQDLKEQLDTLRCQTEIYEAEFQTEHNDHKHTLQENRRLRKKREEMRQQVALLQEQLKIYEDDFRRERSDKQMLQRLLLQKTSSNKHPVLIHRCNNQEQLLEGDKRTQSGEKRKQHHLLCTKHSGRNKE; the protein is encoded by the exons ATGCCAGCCGTGGAAGGAGACCTGCTGTCTTTGTCGACCTTTTCGTCGTTACCATCCTCATCAGCAGCAACAGGAACACTGACGGACTCTTCACCTAAAAGTGAGAGCAGCCTTCCTCAGAGCCAGCAGGAACACGAGTCTACTCCAGAATTATG GAGGGGAGAAGGACTGAACCCCACCGGTGACAGACTGTTGTCCACAGAGGAACAGGTCACTCTGATCACCGAGAGCATAACGGTTACCTCCACTGACCAGGAAAAACTGCTGCTGCTTAACAAGAACACGGAGCTCCGCAGGGTCAACAAAGAG CTGATGAAGCTGAATGAGGACTGGGATCAGGTGTACCGCAGTGCCACTCTGGGTCTGCAGCACAGACTGGAGGCTCTGGAGTTGGAGAGCAACGCCATCAAGCAGCTGAACAGCCGCCTGCTGCTCAAAGTCGAACATCAACAG AGTGCAAAGGAGTATTATGAGCATGCACTGATGACAGAGCTGAAGAAGAACCAGGAGCTGCAAGAGTATATCCGGCTACTGGAGAGCAAGATGCACCCAGAAAGAAACTTCACACCCCTCAAACAG GCTAATGTTACTGGAATGCAAAACGGATCCTGTCCGAGCAGTAGTCCCCCCAGAGGATCCAAAATACCATGCGCCCATGTTTCTAGATGCAACCCCTCGTCCAGCTTTCTTCATGCTTCCTCCAGCCCTgatgcagagtggcaggagagGAACCAAGTCGGCGTCCCACTGGAAGATCTGGGTAATTCCCAGCAAGAGGTGCAAGACTTAAAAGAACAACTGGATACACTAAGATGTCAG ACTGAGATTTATGAAGCAGAGTTTCAGACAGAGCATAAcgaccacaaacacacactgcagGAAAACCGCAGactgaggaagaagagagaggagatgcgccagcaggtggcgctactgCAGGAGCAG CTAAAGATCTACGAGGATGACTTCCGAAGGGAGCGGTCTGACAAGCAGATGCTGCAGCGGCTCTTGCTGCAGAAAACATCTTCTAACAAGCATCCAGTGCTGATCCACCGCTGCAATAACCaggagcagctgctggagggCGACAAGAGAACGCAAAGCGGAGAGAAGAGAAAGCAGCACCACCTTCTCTGCACCAAGCACTCCGGCAGAAACAAGGAGTGA